ACGAGGTTGAGCTGTCAGACGAGGACAACGAGTCCTGATGCCTTCTGATTTGGCATCATTCTCTTTCGTTTATgtgtatgtttttattattgtatttcGATATGGTTTAACTATGAGTTGATGTGTATGTTTTTATGAATTGCATTTCGGTGTGGTTTAACTATGTTTCTTTGTTGTGCTATATCTCAATCAACGGAAACAACTTGTATAGATAATAGAATGTAGAATATACAACAATGCAATCTGTACAAACAATTAAGTAGAAGAATCATCGTCATAATTAAAATGATACAAATGGCTCCCAGTACCACAATCAGGTGGATTGCGTCGTCTCGTCCCTCTACGCAATCGTACATGTTCTGGATTTTCCTCATGTGAGTAACCTGGATAAGTGATAGGTGAAACAACATTCTTCTGTGGTCGAGTGTCATGCACAATATGCTGTggaccaacattaagcaaattcGTAAAACTTTGTGTGTTCGACCAATAAGGAGTCTGAAAATCTGGCTGACCAAACGAACGAAAGTCAGCAAAACttgaatcactgaaaaaaccAGGTTGAGTGGTAGAAGTTCCAGCAATATTCAATTCAGCTGACGTATTAATAGTAGAGGCTCCTGCAAACCCACTTGGTTGTCTAACCATGTCACTTCTCCAACCGAATGATGACTGATGCGAAAAAGGAGAAGGCGTACTGAAATTTTGTTCAACATTAATTTGTCCAACAAAATTATTGTACGGATGTGGTTGAAAACCAACGACAGTAACTTCAGGTGATACGGTGCGCACAGTGATTCGATTATACCATTGGAAGTAGTCTTCGTCAGTTTGCATCGATCGCCCGTGTCGCACCCTTTTAGAAACATATCTTAGCCTATTATTCCACATCTCAATTGAATTTCTATGATAATCTCTCCAATCGGTGTTTCGATGTCCTATTCTCGTGATATTATGCATATCGTCATTGTCGACGGCAGACCCTGGAATTGATTGTCGTCTTCGAAATTGTCGCATGACCCGATTAGGACGATGCATCTCCACGATGTCAAAGCATATAAGGGGACAAACACATCGCCATATTTTGTTGTCGTATGAATCAATAATAGTCTTCACATCTATGTCATTCTTCTGATAAACGATCCAATTAAACtgtaaaaaaagttaaaaataattattcatttaTTCAAATCAAAATAGTATGAATTTAATCactataaaatattgaaattctaTAATACCTCATTATTATTCATACGATCTAGAGAATCTCTTATAATTCTTACAGAATGTGTTGGCGCATGTGTGTAATTAAATCCAACATTCCAcctacatttataaaaaaaattacatatcaatataatatacaagatatatatgatattatcacaataattattaaaaattaccGTGCACCATATGGAGAAACTGGAATAATAGCATCCGGATCAACGGGAGGTACAACTAATGTTAACCCATCTCGATCGGGGTTAACACATTTAATCCTGTTCCATGCCCATAGCtgcttataataataaaaatagtttaacaaatttaacaaaaaaattgtgtTACATAATCACATCACATTAAAGATACCTGCATGATATATAAAGGTCCGGCAATTGTAGTATTCTCTATAAGTGACGCGTTACACAATTCACGGTAAAGAAATGCTAAAACCGCACTACCCCAATTATAAGACTTCACGTTATCAAAATCTCGTAGCAGTTGCAAAAATATTAGCCTAGCAGAC
This genomic interval from Primulina huaijiensis isolate GDHJ02 chromosome 14, ASM1229523v2, whole genome shotgun sequence contains the following:
- the LOC140957108 gene encoding serine/threonine-protein phosphatase 7 long form homolog; this translates as MLGYLPASKHLKGDHLSMTALYDYFMSNLVNDDTSEVDVVKFTRCVALMIIGGIMFPDYQGGSARLIFLQLLRDFDNVKSYNWGSAVLAFLYRELCNASLIENTTIAGPLYIMQLWAWNRIKCVNPDRDGLTLVVPPVDPDAIIPVSPYGARWNVGFNYTHAPTHSVRIIRDSLDRMNNNEFNWIVYQKNDIDVKTIIDSYDNKIWRCVCPLICFDIVEMHRPNRVMRQFRRRQSIPGSAVDNDDMHNITRIGHRNTDWRDYHRNSIEMWNNRLRYVSKRVRHGRSMQTDEDYFQWYNRITVRTVSPEVTVVGFQPHPYNNFVGQINVEQNFSTPSPFSHQSSFGWRSDMVRQPSGFAGASTINTSAELNIAGTSTTQPGFFSDSSFADFRSFGQPDFQTPYWSNTQSFTNLLNVGPQHIVHDTRPQKNVVSPITYPGYSHEENPEHVRLRRGTRRRNPPDCGTGSHLYHFNYDDDSST